AGGCGATGACGCTGGCGATGATCGATCCGGGAACCCAGTCCAGCCGCTTCATCGGGGCATAGAGGTCACCCAGCAGATCCTGGATCAGGTAACGGGCGACGCGGGTGCCGCTGTCCACCGCGGTCAGGATGAACACCGCCTCGAACATCACGACGAACTGGAAGAAGTAGGAGGCGAGGCTGTTGAACCACGGCACGCGGGTGAAGATCTCGGTCATGCCGACCGCCAGCGTCACAGCGCCTCCGGTGCGGCCATAGAGGTCGAGGCCGATGTCCTGGCTCAGCCGCGGCAGGTCGACGACGTCCATGCCCAGGGCCTTGAAGGCGGCCGGCGCCGAGTTGATGGCGAAGTAGTCGGCCGGATGCAGCGAGGTGGCGGCGATCAGCGCCATGACGCCGACCAGGCATTCCGCCAGCATGCCGCCGAAGGCCACCGGGCGGATGTCGCTCCACTTGTCGATCAGCTTGGGCGTGGTGCCCGAGCCGATGAAGGCATGGAAGCCGGAGATGGCGCCACAGGCGATGGTGATCGAGATGAAGGGCCAGACCGGGCCGTTCAGCACCGGGCCGCCGCCATGGATGAAGTCGGTCAGGGCGGGAAAGCGGATCTCGGGGTTGATGAAGACGACGCCGACGACCAGCGCCCCAAACACGCCGATCTTCATGAAGCTCGACAGATAGCCGCGCGGGGTCAGCAGCATCCACACCGGCAGCGCCGTGGCGAAGAAGGCGTAGACCGGCAGGGCGACGGCCACGGTTTCGGCATGCAGCGTCAGCCAGTCGCCCAGCATCGTGCCCTGGATGTAGGGGCCGGCGAAGACCGAGGCGGCGATGGCGGCGATGCCGACCTGGGTGGCGCCCTTGGACGAGCCGGTGACACGCTCATAAAGGCCGAGCGCGATGGCGATGGGGATCGTCATGAACACCGCGAAGGTGCCCCAGGCGTTGCGTTCCAGGGCATGGACGACGACCATCGACAGGCCGGCCATGGTGATGGTGATGATGAACAGCATCGCCAGACCGGTGCACCAGCCGGCCACCGGGCCGAGTTCGACCTTGGCGACCTCGGACAGCGACTGTCCCTTGTGCTTCATCGAGGCGAACAGCACGACGGTGTCATGCACCGCACCGCCGATGACGCAGCCGATCAGCAGCCACAGGAAACTCGGCAGATAGCCGAACTGGGCGGCCAGCACCGGGCCGACCAGCGGGCCGGCGGCGGCGATGGCGGCGAAATGCTGGCCGGCATTCACCCATTTCTTGGTGGGTACATAATTCTTGCCGTCCTCCAGCAGGTGGGACGGGGTGACTTCCGAATCGTCGGCACGGAGAACCTTGCGCACGAAGAACACGCCATAGAAGCGGTAGCAGAGCGCAAGAATGCAGAGTGTCGCGATCACAAAGGTTAGGGCGTGATCCATGACGGCTCTCCTGAAAGGGACCTGCCCCAGGGTCTACGCCGCCCGCGTAAGGTCGTGTGGGTGAATACCGCGAGCGGCGGCCGGGACGTGGCGAGCGGTCTCCGGGCGGGGGCGAGCGGCGCCGCTCAAGCCCCGGAATGCGCCGCTCGAACCGCCAGACCGCCGCTCGCGGGGAAGCGGACCATCGCATGCCACGGCGGCGCTATGGTGGGACGTCCCACATCGCCACTCCCGCCAGAGCCTCCCCGATGAGCACGCCCCGCCCCCGCACCCCGCTGCACCAGACGCTCGCCAACCTGCGCCGGCTGTTCAACGACGATTCCTATGAACGCTACCGCGAGGCCCAGGCACGGATCGCTCCGGACGAGCCGCTGCTTGACCGTCAGGCGTTCCAGGCACGGCAAATCCTGATGACGCTGGGGCGTGGCTGCTGCGGCCGGTAGGGTGAACCGGTGAACACCCCCCCGAAAGCGGTTCCACCCTGTTCCACCCCCAGCCCTCAGCCCATCCCGAGCCGCTCCTTCAGCGCGCCCAGGAAGCGCCGGCTGACCGGCACCGCATGGCCGCCGATGGTCTGGATCTCCGCCAGCCCACCATCGGCGAAGCGGATTTCCCGGATGCGCTCGGGATTGACCAGATACTGGCGGTGGCAGCGGAACAGCTGGCTCTTTTCCTGGATGGTGTGCAGGGTCAGCTCGGTGAAGCGCTCCTGCCCGTCCTCCCCCACCACATAGACCCCGGCGGGGCGGGAGACGACATATTCCACATCGGCCAGCTTCATCAGGGTGATGCGGTTGACGCCGGTGCAGGGGATGTGACGCAGTTCCGCCGCTCCCGGCAGCACGGCGACCTCCTGCGGGGCGCGCTGGCGGCGCAGGCGCTGCAACGTCTTCTCCAGCCGCGCCGGATCGGCCGGCTTCAGCAGATAGTCGAAGGCGTGCTCCTCGAAGGCCTGGACGGCATAGTCGTCATGGGCGGTCAGGAAGACGATGCGCGGCATCCGTTCGGGATCCAGCATGCCCAGCATCTCCAGCCCGCTGACCCGCGGCATCTGGATGTCGAGGAAGACGATGTCGGGTGCCTGCCGGTTGATGGCGCCGATCGCCTCGATGGCGTTGGCGCATTCGCCGACGATGCGGATGTCGGCGGCCTCCTCCAGCATCCGGCGCAGCTCCTCGCGCGCCAGCGGCTCGTCATCGACGATCAGGACGGTCATGGCGGGGGGCGTGGCGGGGGACATCGCAGGGGGCATCATGCGGGCACCGCTTCCTCAAGAGGCAGACGCAGGGTGACGCGGGTGAAGGCATCGGGATCGCAGGCGATGGAGACGCCATAGGCGTCACCGTAGCGGTTGCGGATGCGGCGGTCGACGATGGTCATTCCCAGCCCGTCGCCGCCCGGCTTGGCCTCATAGAGCCCGGCATTATCCTCCACCGACAGCAGCAAATCGCCACCCTCGCGCCGGGCGGCGATGCGCACCCGCCCGTCCTCCAGCAGTTGCGCCGTGCCGTGCTTGATCGCGTTCTCGACCAGCGGCTGGAGCGAGAAGGCCGGCAGCCGGGCGGAACGCAACCCGTCCGGCACGTCGATCTCCACCGCCAGCCGGCCGGTGAAGCGGGCCAGCTCGATCTGGAGATAGGCGTTCACATGCTCCACCTCGTCGCCCAGCGTCGCCGTCTCGCTCGGGCGCTTCAGGTTCTTGCGGAAGAAGGTGGACAGGTTCTGCACCAGCTGGCGCGCCCGTTCCGGATCGTTGCGGATGACGGCGGAGATGGTGTTCAGCGCATTGAACAGGAAATGCGGGTTGACCTGGGCATGCAGCAGCTTGATCTCCGACTGCGCCAGCAGCGCCTTCTGCTGCTCGTAGCGCCCGGCCAGGATCTGGTTGGACAGCAGCCGCGCCACCCCCTCCCCCAGCGTGCGGTTGATGGTGGAGAAGATCTTGGTCTTCGGCTCATACAGCTTGATGGTGCCGATCACCCCGCCCTCCTCCCCGACCAACGGGATCACCAGCGCCGCCCCCAGCCGGCAGCTCGGGCTGATCGAGCAGCGATAGGCCACCTCGTTGCCGTCGGCATAGATGACCTGATTGTTGGCGATGGCCTGATGGGTCTGGGGCGAGCTGATCGGCGTGCCCGGCAGATGATGGTCGTCGCCCATGCCGATGAAGGCCAGCAGCTTCTCGCGGTCGGTGATGGCGACGGCGCCGACGCCGGTCTCCTCGAAGATGATGCGGGCGACACGGGTGCTGTTCTCGCTGTTGAAGCCGCCGCGCAGCACCCCGTCGCAGCGCGCGGCGATCTTCAGCGCCTTGGCGGAAAAGGCGCTGGACTGCTTCTCGTCCAGCACCCGGCGTTCCAGCAGGATGCGCATGAACAGGGCCGCCCCCAGCGTATTGGCGACGATCATCGGCGCCGCCACCACCTCCACCAGATGCAGTGCCGCCTCGAAGGGGCGGGCCACCGCCAGGATGATCAGCATCTGCACCAGTTCCGCCAGGAAGGTGACGGCGCCGACGCGCAACGGGTTGAACAGCGGCTCGATCCGCCCGTGGCTGATCATGTGGCGGTGGACCAGCCCGCCGATCAGCCCCTCCGCCATGGTGGAGATGGCGCAGGCCAGCGCCGACATGCCGCCCAGCGAATAGCGGTGCAGTCCCCCGGTCAGCCCGACCGCCAGCCCCACCGACGGCCCGCCGAAAATGCCGCCCAGCACCGCCCCGATGGCGCGGGTGTTGGCGATGCTGTCGTCGATGTGCAGGCCGAAATAGGTCCCCATGATGCAGAAGATCGAGAAGATCACATAGCAGGCCAGCTTGTGCGGCCAGCGCACCGTCACATGGGTCAGCGGCAGGAACAGCGGCGTCCGGCTCATCAGATAGGCGATCACCAAATAGACGCACATCTGCTGAAGCAGGGAGAGGACCAGGGTGAAGGGCTCGGGAAGCATGGCGGTTTTCCAGCGGCGGCATTTGGACGGCCTTGGGCGGCCCAGATGCCCGCCATCCTACACCGGCCGGATCCCGCCGCCGATGGGACATCCTTTCACCCCGCCGCCACCCCTCACCGTTTCGGCGCCGGATGCAGCGCCGCCGGCGCCGGGGTCACCGACCGGCGCATCGCCACCTCCCACTCGCTCAGGGTGACGAAGCGCAGGCCACGCCTCCCCCCCTCCTCCAGAATCGCCGGCAGGGCCGCCACGCTCGCCGCCTTGGTGCTGTGCATCAGCACGATCGCCCCCGGCACCAGCCGCTCGGTGATCCGCCGGCGGATGACGTCGGGACCGGTGTCCTTCCAGTCCTGGCTGTCGGCGGTCCACAGCACCGTCGCCATGCCGTGATGACGGGCCAGCGCCGCCAGCGCGTCGTCGACATCGCCATAGGGCGGCCGGAACCAGGCCGCCGTCACGCCGACCGACGCCAGCGCCTGTTCCGCCTGCGCCAGGTTCCACTCGCGCTCGGCCGGCTTCAGGTCGGTGGTCATCGGATGGGTCTGGGTATGGCTGCCGACCTCGTTGCCCGACGTCGCGACCAGCCGGGCGATCTCGCGATGCTCGGGGATCTTGGCGCCGATGTAGAAGAAGGTCGCCTTCGCCCCATGCGCCCGCAGGATGTCGAGGATGCGCGGATCGTTGGCGTCGGGCCCGTCGTCGATGGTCAGCGCCACCACCCTGGCCGAGGGCAGCGTCAGATCGACCTGGGCGAGGTCGAGATCCGATCCGGGAATCAGATGCCGGGTCACGAAGGGGGCGGCGCCATGGGTGGCGGCATAGCTGCGCTGTCCGGCCAGGGCGGAAACCGGCAGGGCGAACAGGGCGGCAGCCAGCCCCAGCGGCAGGACGGCGCGGCGGAACGGGGTCATCATCGCGGTGGCACTTGGGAAAGGTCGGAGCCACCCTTCCCTTCGATAGGGGTAGGGCCGGCGGATGCCCGAGCTTTGCGCCCACCCGCCGCGATGGACAAGCGATTTATTGCGGATCCTCCGGCGAGCGGGGGCGGGGAGCGGAGGCCGGCGAGGCCCCGCTCCGGTGCGGTAAGATCTACAGTGTCGCCAGCGCCGCGCTCAGATCATGCAAGCTGTCGATGGTGGGGGTGCCGTCCGGGAAGGGATGCCCGCCGGACCGGTCGCGCACGCCAACGAAGGGTAGCGACAGTTCCGCCGCCGCCGCGTAATCCTGAACGGCGTCGCCGACGAAGGCGACGCGGTCCGCCCGGAAGCCATGGCGGGCCAGCAGCATCGCCGCCGTTTCCGCCTTGCGTGGCGGGCTGCCGTGAACCGACACGAAATGGTGGGCCATGCCCCGCCCGGCGACGATCCGCAGCATCTCCTGGTGCGGTGTCGCGGAGATGATGAACAGGGGTGGGCGGTCGGCATGCGCCGCCAGAAAAGCCGCGGCGCCGGGAATTTCGGCGCAGCCGACCACCGCCTGCTCCACCGCGGCGGCGAAGGCATCGACCAGCCGGTCGAGCCGCTCCGGTTCAATGTCGCGGCCAAGCACCTCGCGCTCGAAGCGCATCAGCTTCTCCCGCCGGGCCATGCCGCCATTGGCGCGGTGATAGGCGTGGATGGCGGCCTGAACCTCCGGCCCCTCGTCGGCGTAGAGAGTGACGAAGGCCTCGCCCTTCAGGCCGTTGGAATCGGCCAGCACGCCGTCGAAGTCGAACAGGATCGCGTCCCAGCGACGGTGCAACATGCCGCTCATCCCGCGAACCGATCCTTGAAACGCTCGCGCAGGAGGTTCTTCTGCACCTTGCCCATGGCGTTGCGCGGCAGTTCGTCGAGGAAGGTCACCGCCTTCGGCACCTTGAAGTTGGCCAGCCGCTCCTTGCAGGCGGCGATCACCGCCGTCTCGTCGACACCATCCCCGGCAGCACCCGGCCGGCGCAGGACGACCGCCATCACCGCCTCGCCGAAATCGGGATGGGGAACGCCGATCACCGCCGATTCCACCACGCCGGCGATGGCGTCGATCACCGTCTCGACCTCCTTGGGATAAACGTTGAAGCCGCCGGAGATCACCAGATCCTTGGCCCGGCCGATGATGTGGACATAGCCGCGCCCGTCGATCCTGCCGACATCGCCGGTAATGAACCAGCCGCCGGGCCGGATTTCCTGCGCCGTCTTCTCCGGCATCCGCCAATAGCCCGAAAAGACGTTCGGCCCCTTGACCTCCAGCACGCCGATCCCGCCCTCGGGAACCGGCTCGCCGCTCTTCTCGTCGGCGACCCGCACCGACACCTCGGGCAACGGAAAGCCGACGGTGCCGGGAATGCGCTCGCCGTCCAGCGGGTTGGAGGTCAGCATCCCGGTCTCCGTCATGCCGTAACGCTCCAGGATGGCCTGACCGGTGCGCTCGGCGAACTCCCGGTGGGTGTCGGCCAGCAGCGGGGCGGAGCCGGAGATGAACAGCCGCATATGCGCCGTCGCCTCCGCCGTCAGGCGCGGGTCGGCCAGCAGGCGGGTGTAGAAGGTCGGCACCCCCATCATCACGGTGGCGCGCGGCAGCAGGCGGAACACGGCGTCGGCGTCGAATTTCGGCAGGAACAGCATGGCGCCGCCGTTCATCAGCACGCAGTTGGTGGCGACGAACAGGCCGTGGGTGTGGAAGATCGGCAGGGCGTGCAGCAGCAGGTCGTCAGGGCGGAAGCCCCAGATGCGATGCAGGGTGGCGGCGTTGGCGGACAGGTTGCGGTGGCTCAACATCGCCCCCTTCGACCGCCCGGTGGTGCCGGAGGTATAGAGGATCGCCGCCAGATCGTCCGCCGCGCAAGCCACCGTCTCGAAGGCCGGATCCAGCCCAGCCGCCCGCTCCGTCAGGCTGCCGTCACCGTCGGCGCCCAGCGTCAACAGCGTGCCCACCCCGGCCGCCGCCGCGGTGTCGGCCAGCATCGCCTCCTTGTCCGGCGCGCAGACGAACAGCCTGGGTTCGGCATCGCCAAGGAAATAGGCGACCTCCGCCTTGGTGTAGGCGGTGTTCAGCGGCAGATAGGCCGCCCCGGCGCGCAGGCAGGCGAGATAGAGAAAGACCGCCTCCGCCGATTTCTCCACCTGGACGGCGACGCGGTCGCCCTTGACCACGCCCAGCCCGGTCAGCAGCCGGGCATAGCGGCCGCTGATCTCCATCAGGTCGCGATAGCTGTAGCGACGGCCGGACTCCAGCTCGATGAAGAGGCTGTCGGCGGTGTCGGGAAAGCGTGCGGCGGCGATGTCGAAGAAATTCTCGGTCATTCTCATCTGAACCCAGGGAAACGGTTTGCCCATCATACACCGCGGCGGGGCAGGGATGCAGCGGTACGGGGCCGCAGGCCGGGAGGGAAGCCGGGGCGGAATGGCGATGTGGGACGTCCCACATCGCCCGCATCATTTCGGGCGAGAGATAGAAAGCCACCACAGCCAGAAGGACATGCCGCCACCATGACGAGCCCTATTTCCTGAAAATGCGAGTCACGACGTATTAGCAGTGGAAACTCCCAGGATGCTTGCGTAAGCAGGAGTCACAAAGCGGGAAAATCATTAATCGAAAACAACTTTTTACCCGCGTCCCCACCCCGGCCACAGCGCCGGACGATACAGGAGACGGAACGAATGAGCGCCAAGGACCCCAACGCCACAGAGCCCGGCCAGACTCCCCCCTGCTTCGATTGCGCGACCGACGCCACCGGGCGTCTGGACGAGATGTTCATCGTCATGGGCCAGATGAAGAACATCGCGCTGGGCCAGAAGCCGGCGCAACGCGAGGTGTTCCGCAAGCTGCATGGAGCCGCCCATGGCCGGCTGGTGATGGACCCGAAACGGCCGGAGGCTCTGCGCGTCGGTGTCTTCGCCAAGGATGAACTGCCGGCCTGGATGCGCTTTTCCAGCGACACCAGCCCAACCGCCCCCGACCTAGGTTCCACGCTCGGCATCGGCCTGAAGGTCTGGGGCGTCGACGGGGTCAACGCGCTGGGCGAGACCGGCGACGTCGCCGATTTCATCATGCAGAACTATCCGGTCTTCTTCGTCGACAACGCACAGGAGATGTGCGAGTTCACCTATGCCGGAATCGTCCAGAACGACTATCCCGGCTATCTCGCCAAGCATCCCAAGACCAACGACATTCTGAACGCCATGTCGGCCCAGGTCGATGGCAGCGTGCTGACCACCCAATATTGGGCGATCCTGCCCTTCGCCTTCGGCCCCGACCATTACGCCAAATACGCCCTGGTGCCGGAAGTGCCGCCGCCCGGCCATCCGGCGGTCAATGTCCCGACCGACG
Above is a window of Azospirillum sp. B510 DNA encoding:
- a CDS encoding carbon starvation CstA family protein encodes the protein MDHALTFVIATLCILALCYRFYGVFFVRKVLRADDSEVTPSHLLEDGKNYVPTKKWVNAGQHFAAIAAAGPLVGPVLAAQFGYLPSFLWLLIGCVIGGAVHDTVVLFASMKHKGQSLSEVAKVELGPVAGWCTGLAMLFIITITMAGLSMVVVHALERNAWGTFAVFMTIPIAIALGLYERVTGSSKGATQVGIAAIAASVFAGPYIQGTMLGDWLTLHAETVAVALPVYAFFATALPVWMLLTPRGYLSSFMKIGVFGALVVGVVFINPEIRFPALTDFIHGGGPVLNGPVWPFISITIACGAISGFHAFIGSGTTPKLIDKWSDIRPVAFGGMLAECLVGVMALIAATSLHPADYFAINSAPAAFKALGMDVVDLPRLSQDIGLDLYGRTGGAVTLAVGMTEIFTRVPWFNSLASYFFQFVVMFEAVFILTAVDSGTRVARYLIQDLLGDLYAPMKRLDWVPGSIIASVIACVAWGYLLTSGDINSVWALFGVSNQLMASVGLIIGATIILRLAQKRVYMLTCLIPLAYLFVTVNAAGYWMIANVYLNTASKGYNPFNAGISIIMLALGFVILIAALRKWKDLLQTRAIEVPMVATPAE
- the btsR gene encoding two-component system response regulator BtsR, with translation MTVLIVDDEPLAREELRRMLEEAADIRIVGECANAIEAIGAINRQAPDIVFLDIQMPRVSGLEMLGMLDPERMPRIVFLTAHDDYAVQAFEEHAFDYLLKPADPARLEKTLQRLRRQRAPQEVAVLPGAAELRHIPCTGVNRITLMKLADVEYVVSRPAGVYVVGEDGQERFTELTLHTIQEKSQLFRCHRQYLVNPERIREIRFADGGLAEIQTIGGHAVPVSRRFLGALKERLGMG
- a CDS encoding LytS/YhcK type 5TM receptor domain-containing protein; this encodes MLPEPFTLVLSLLQQMCVYLVIAYLMSRTPLFLPLTHVTVRWPHKLACYVIFSIFCIMGTYFGLHIDDSIANTRAIGAVLGGIFGGPSVGLAVGLTGGLHRYSLGGMSALACAISTMAEGLIGGLVHRHMISHGRIEPLFNPLRVGAVTFLAELVQMLIILAVARPFEAALHLVEVVAAPMIVANTLGAALFMRILLERRVLDEKQSSAFSAKALKIAARCDGVLRGGFNSENSTRVARIIFEETGVGAVAITDREKLLAFIGMGDDHHLPGTPISSPQTHQAIANNQVIYADGNEVAYRCSISPSCRLGAALVIPLVGEEGGVIGTIKLYEPKTKIFSTINRTLGEGVARLLSNQILAGRYEQQKALLAQSEIKLLHAQVNPHFLFNALNTISAVIRNDPERARQLVQNLSTFFRKNLKRPSETATLGDEVEHVNAYLQIELARFTGRLAVEIDVPDGLRSARLPAFSLQPLVENAIKHGTAQLLEDGRVRIAARREGGDLLLSVEDNAGLYEAKPGGDGLGMTIVDRRIRNRYGDAYGVSIACDPDAFTRVTLRLPLEEAVPA
- a CDS encoding polysaccharide deacetylase family protein, which translates into the protein MMTPFRRAVLPLGLAAALFALPVSALAGQRSYAATHGAAPFVTRHLIPGSDLDLAQVDLTLPSARVVALTIDDGPDANDPRILDILRAHGAKATFFYIGAKIPEHREIARLVATSGNEVGSHTQTHPMTTDLKPAEREWNLAQAEQALASVGVTAAWFRPPYGDVDDALAALARHHGMATVLWTADSQDWKDTGPDVIRRRITERLVPGAIVLMHSTKAASVAALPAILEEGGRRGLRFVTLSEWEVAMRRSVTPAPAALHPAPKR
- a CDS encoding HAD family hydrolase gives rise to the protein MSGMLHRRWDAILFDFDGVLADSNGLKGEAFVTLYADEGPEVQAAIHAYHRANGGMARREKLMRFEREVLGRDIEPERLDRLVDAFAAAVEQAVVGCAEIPGAAAFLAAHADRPPLFIISATPHQEMLRIVAGRGMAHHFVSVHGSPPRKAETAAMLLARHGFRADRVAFVGDAVQDYAAAAELSLPFVGVRDRSGGHPFPDGTPTIDSLHDLSAALATL
- a CDS encoding malonate--CoA ligase — translated: MTENFFDIAAARFPDTADSLFIELESGRRYSYRDLMEISGRYARLLTGLGVVKGDRVAVQVEKSAEAVFLYLACLRAGAAYLPLNTAYTKAEVAYFLGDAEPRLFVCAPDKEAMLADTAAAAGVGTLLTLGADGDGSLTERAAGLDPAFETVACAADDLAAILYTSGTTGRSKGAMLSHRNLSANAATLHRIWGFRPDDLLLHALPIFHTHGLFVATNCVLMNGGAMLFLPKFDADAVFRLLPRATVMMGVPTFYTRLLADPRLTAEATAHMRLFISGSAPLLADTHREFAERTGQAILERYGMTETGMLTSNPLDGERIPGTVGFPLPEVSVRVADEKSGEPVPEGGIGVLEVKGPNVFSGYWRMPEKTAQEIRPGGWFITGDVGRIDGRGYVHIIGRAKDLVISGGFNVYPKEVETVIDAIAGVVESAVIGVPHPDFGEAVMAVVLRRPGAAGDGVDETAVIAACKERLANFKVPKAVTFLDELPRNAMGKVQKNLLRERFKDRFAG